A genomic window from Bacillus mesophilus includes:
- a CDS encoding DUF5370 family protein, whose translation MGAIEREGYLFETEYSVMLQKGAVHVYKEGNFIKEIDFSFHGQQPDPKAIEELVEEFFEENQ comes from the coding sequence ATGGGTGCAATCGAAAGAGAAGGTTATCTATTTGAAACAGAATATAGTGTTATGCTCCAAAAAGGAGCTGTACATGTCTATAAAGAGGGAAACTTTATTAAAGAAATTGATTTTTCGTTTCACGGACAACAACCTGATCCAAAAGCAATTGAAGAACTAGTTGAAGAATTCTTTGAAGAGAATCAGTAA
- a CDS encoding EAL domain-containing protein produces the protein MSCSQCTELSMFKNEGSITFYSRYPEVINAISPAIKTENIVAKDSTSTIVSYFSHQQLHDIFEVIGDIVTNQFGSKIDLYISIENSSDVGNSFFPPMLPFTEVFERVKHPKLLQVIKESYFTNHIQPIISVSDQEVIGYEFLLRSSREEFPFTPFELFKFAQVSGLQAMLDGNARKQAIKYSAETLQAGLLRFINFLPSSIYNPKHCLKSTFENIEKYRVDPNDLVFEVVETEEISNINHLKDIFKAYKNEGIKVALDDIGAGYSTIEVLKELRPNYAKIDRKLISYCDQSKEKQEALRSIIDVAREYNIKTLAEGIERKEELDLCRELHFDLAQGYYIGKPNAQPMLDLVELP, from the coding sequence TCCAGAAGTAATTAATGCTATCTCACCAGCTATTAAAACTGAGAATATAGTGGCTAAGGACTCTACATCTACAATAGTTAGCTATTTCTCTCATCAGCAACTTCATGATATTTTTGAAGTGATAGGAGATATTGTGACAAATCAGTTTGGATCAAAAATAGATTTATATATTTCTATTGAGAATTCAAGTGATGTAGGAAACTCGTTCTTTCCTCCCATGCTACCATTTACAGAGGTCTTTGAGAGAGTTAAGCACCCTAAGCTCCTTCAGGTTATCAAAGAGTCCTATTTTACAAATCATATACAACCGATTATATCGGTATCTGACCAAGAAGTCATAGGGTATGAGTTTTTATTAAGATCATCAAGAGAAGAGTTTCCATTTACACCATTTGAGCTTTTTAAATTCGCACAAGTATCAGGATTGCAGGCAATGCTTGATGGGAATGCTAGAAAACAAGCAATCAAGTATAGCGCTGAAACACTACAGGCAGGTTTGTTACGCTTCATTAACTTTTTACCATCTTCCATTTATAATCCTAAGCATTGTTTAAAAAGTACGTTTGAAAACATAGAAAAATATCGAGTAGATCCTAATGATCTTGTCTTTGAAGTTGTAGAGACAGAAGAGATTAGTAATATTAATCATTTAAAAGATATCTTTAAGGCCTATAAGAACGAAGGAATTAAGGTTGCTTTAGATGATATAGGTGCGGGGTATTCTACCATTGAAGTATTAAAAGAACTGCGTCCAAATTATGCGAAGATAGATCGTAAGTTAATCTCGTATTGTGATCAGTCTAAAGAGAAACAAGAAGCGTTAAGAAGTATCATAGATGTCGCTAGAGAGTACAATATAAAAACATTAGCTGAAGGAATTGAGCGTAAGGAAGAACTCGATCTGTGTAGAGAGCTTCATTTTGATTTGGCTCAAGGCTATTATATTGGCAAACCAAATGCACAGCCTATGTTGGATCTTGTAGAACTGCCTTAG
- a CDS encoding GNAT family N-acetyltransferase, translating to MNYYKEIYVFDQKIPIKTIIRNYKEKDFSDLIEIQKASFPPPFPSDLWWNKEQLTNHVELFPEGALCVEIDGELCGSMTGLLIDYHIGDPHKGWDEATSSGYIANHNPSGNSLYVVDICVRPEYRKYGLGKLLMQSMYETVVQLQLKRLLGGGRLPGYSRHAKEMTIDQYVSNVLTGRIHDPVITFLLKCGRTPLEVIPNYLEDEESLNYGLLMEWKNPFLFQK from the coding sequence ATGAACTATTATAAGGAAATATATGTATTTGATCAAAAAATACCAATAAAAACAATCATCAGAAACTATAAAGAAAAAGATTTTAGTGATTTAATTGAAATTCAAAAGGCTAGTTTTCCTCCTCCGTTTCCTAGTGATTTGTGGTGGAATAAAGAACAACTAACAAATCATGTTGAACTCTTTCCAGAAGGGGCATTATGCGTGGAAATCGACGGTGAGCTTTGCGGTTCTATGACAGGCTTATTGATTGACTATCATATTGGAGATCCACATAAAGGTTGGGATGAGGCAACTAGCTCTGGATACATAGCAAACCATAACCCTAGTGGGAATTCACTATATGTTGTAGATATTTGTGTTAGACCTGAGTATCGCAAATATGGACTAGGAAAACTTTTGATGCAATCCATGTACGAAACTGTTGTACAGTTACAGCTTAAACGCCTGTTAGGTGGGGGAAGATTACCAGGTTATTCACGTCATGCAAAAGAGATGACCATAGACCAGTACGTATCCAATGTCTTAACCGGGAGAATCCATGATCCAGTTATAACCTTTTTATTGAAATGTGGAAGAACTCCTTTAGAAGTAATTCCAAACTATCTTGAAGATGAAGAATCCCTCAATTATGGTCTGTTAATGGAATGGAAAAATCCTTTTCTTTTTCAAAAATAG